One window of the Zea mays cultivar B73 chromosome 3, Zm-B73-REFERENCE-NAM-5.0, whole genome shotgun sequence genome contains the following:
- the LOC103651310 gene encoding two-component response regulator-like PRR1 has protein sequence MITRPGPSSLLVLTTHYYIRLAAASMYQYHHQPGTSSCYGEVTGGGGDAILPSPARPDAMLADGGAAFLQSPLPLPPSSYMLPPHCPSPLLVPPPPVPMSMWQSDEQQITRVAAPVRYSAEERRERIDKYRSKRNQRNFQKKITYACRKTLADSRPRVKGRFARNAGDYTDADAAVDHVGQPAEIEVPSPASPEWWPPAVQLQDLPAGIDPADEEMLAAYLGVSSITIDDHQYSCQP, from the exons ATGATCACCCGACCCGGCCCATCAAGCCTGCTTGTACTCACTACACACTACTACATACGTCTAGCAGCTGCGAGCATGTATCAGTATCACCATCAGCCGGGCACCTCTTCTTGTTATGGTGAGGTTACAGGCGGTGGTGGCGATGCCATCCTTCCTTCTCCAGCTCGACCGGACGCCATGCTTGCCGACGGAGGAGCAGCATTCTTGCAATCGCCATTGCCATTGCCGCCGTCGAGCTACATGCTACCACCACACTGCCCCTCTCCTCTGCTTGTTCCTCCACCTCCAGTACCCATGTCCATGTGGCAGTCGGACGAGCAGCAAATTACCAGGGTGGCGGCGCCAGTAAGGTACAGCGCGGAGGAGCGGCGGGAGCGCATCGACAAGTACAGGAGCAAGCGCAACCAGCGCAACTTCCAAAAGAAGATCACG TATGCTTGCAGGAAGACGCTCGCCGACAGTCGGCCCAGGGTGAAGGGCCGCTTCGCTCGCAACGCCGGCGACTACACCGATGCAGATGCTGCAGTCGACCATGTCGGCCAACCAGCTGAAATCGAGGTGCCATCACCAGCCTCGCCCGAGTGGTGGCCGCCAGCAGTTCAGCTTCAAGACTTGCCTGCCGGCATCGACCCAGCAGACGAAGAGATGCTGGCCGCCTACCTTGGCGTCTCCTCCATCACTATAGATGATCACCAGTATAGCTGCCAGCCGTAG